In one Leptospiraceae bacterium genomic region, the following are encoded:
- a CDS encoding nucleotidyltransferase domain-containing protein encodes MKDLISQVINYLQSKDYIENAILFGSRANGKIHAMSDIDIGILTERELDLLEIGEIVGDLEIITNLKVDLLLLNNLYYSDPLLAFNIIQNHKELFLNDIEKWNEYRVKTLLVYFDEKPILDKVNLAFKKRYAKDKESNE; translated from the coding sequence ATGAAAGATTTAATAAGTCAGGTTATAAATTATTTACAATCCAAAGATTACATTGAAAATGCCATTCTTTTTGGTTCCAGAGCCAACGGAAAAATACACGCTATGAGCGATATTGATATAGGAATTTTGACTGAAAGGGAACTCGATCTATTAGAAATAGGTGAAATTGTCGGGGACTTAGAAATAATCACTAACTTAAAAGTAGATCTTCTTCTTCTTAATAATTTATATTACTCCGATCCGCTGCTGGCTTTTAACATCATACAAAATCATAAAGAACTTTTTTTGAATGATATTGAAAAATGGAACGAATACAGGGTAAAAACTCTTTTAGTTTATTTTGATGAAAAACCAATTCTTGATAAAGTAAATCTGGCTTTTAAAAAAAGATATGCAAAGGATAAGGAAAGTAATGAGTAA
- the cmr6 gene encoding type III-B CRISPR module RAMP protein Cmr6 has protein sequence MPKVLIPAFTKVSILNKNEPIENYAVQLNYFPQKDSKEKINFHELDKQGKECLANYKISDKQFYSRAKKHYENIKLLLKGENTRQIKLKSDWRLIVGLGNKSVYETSITLHHIYGIPYIPASAIKGVVRSWIITSVFNNKEEDAIQNKIFCDIFGCPEKVEKAKSYYKKSMEGKIIFFDAFPTSKPNIEPDIMNNHYQPYYDKKAPPADYHSPIPISFLTVKDKENERTNFQFIIGEKKSSEPVYKIDKSLILFKNEKGQTVSYFKEGMTREKILNMNLIDLTFEWLKLALTEHGIGAKTAVGYGYME, from the coding sequence TTGCCGAAAGTATTAATTCCTGCTTTCACGAAAGTTTCTATTTTAAATAAAAATGAACCTATTGAAAATTATGCAGTTCAACTAAACTATTTTCCTCAGAAAGATTCAAAAGAGAAAATAAATTTTCATGAACTTGATAAACAAGGGAAAGAATGTCTGGCAAATTATAAAATATCAGATAAACAATTCTATTCCAGAGCAAAAAAGCATTATGAAAATATCAAGCTCCTTTTAAAAGGCGAAAATACTAGACAAATTAAACTGAAATCCGACTGGCGGTTGATTGTCGGTCTGGGTAATAAATCGGTCTATGAAACTTCCATCACGCTTCACCATATCTATGGTATTCCTTATATCCCTGCCAGTGCTATCAAAGGAGTCGTCAGAAGCTGGATTATTACTTCAGTATTCAATAATAAAGAAGAAGATGCCATTCAAAATAAAATCTTCTGTGATATTTTTGGTTGTCCTGAAAAAGTAGAAAAAGCGAAAAGTTATTATAAAAAGTCAATGGAAGGTAAAATTATTTTCTTCGATGCTTTTCCGACTAGTAAACCCAACATCGAACCCGATATAATGAACAACCACTATCAACCCTATTATGATAAAAAAGCTCCACCGGCAGATTATCATAGTCCCATACCTATATCCTTTTTAACAGTGAAAGATAAAGAAAATGAGAGAACAAATTTTCAATTCATAATAGGTGAGAAAAAAAGTTCAGAACCGGTGTATAAAATAGATAAGAGTTTAATTCTTTTTAAAAATGAAAAAGGACAAACCGTTTCGTATTTTAAAGAAGGTATGACTAGAGAAAAAATATTAAATATGAACCTCATAGATCTCACTTTCGAGTGGCTCAAGCTCGCACTCACCGAGCACGGTATCGGTGCGAAAACGGCTGTGGGTTACGGCTATATGGAGTAA
- a CDS encoding ATP-binding protein encodes MIIEFKVKNIRSIRDELAFSMQANASVSRKNELPDNLILHENESSLLKSTIIYGRNASGKSNILYALVKLQKLLRESDSYKVEQQIPIYEPFHFEETSVKEPCRIEIKFLVENEDLQTKIKYEYKIEFNENHILYESLSFYPKGQNARLFERKIGNPIIYGDYLKGNKKLIEDTLLDNQLFLSKSASYKLEHLKEPYLYITGKIYPFIVHDNNFEDHIVKVIYKKLEDPIFKNNLLELLKASDTGIVDIFSEKSPGKIYTSHRFFQKEEEKSSSHFSLDLESLGTRKLLIIGGILLLNLQHGNLIVIDELDKSLHPHLTRMLIRLIHSKRNNPYNSQLIFTTHDSSLMDGDLFRRDQMFITEKDYYGNTTVYNLASIKGVRKNIPFEKWYLGGSFGGVPVLYEPELVFKQYRGVSNA; translated from the coding sequence GTGATAATTGAGTTTAAAGTAAAAAATATTCGTTCAATTCGTGATGAATTGGCTTTTTCTATGCAGGCAAATGCCTCTGTGAGTCGGAAAAATGAGTTGCCGGATAATTTGATTTTACATGAGAACGAATCCTCTTTGTTGAAATCAACAATTATCTATGGCAGGAATGCCTCCGGAAAAAGTAATATTCTATATGCTCTGGTAAAACTACAAAAGTTACTCCGGGAATCGGATAGTTATAAAGTAGAACAACAAATTCCAATTTATGAACCTTTTCACTTTGAAGAAACTAGTGTGAAAGAACCATGCAGAATCGAAATTAAATTTTTAGTAGAAAATGAAGATTTACAGACAAAAATAAAATACGAATATAAAATAGAATTTAATGAAAACCATATTCTTTATGAGTCTTTGTCTTTTTATCCTAAAGGACAAAATGCCAGACTGTTTGAAAGAAAAATTGGAAATCCAATTATATATGGTGATTACTTGAAAGGTAATAAAAAGCTAATAGAAGATACTCTTTTAGACAATCAATTATTCTTATCTAAAAGTGCCAGCTATAAATTAGAACATTTAAAAGAACCTTATCTTTATATTACCGGTAAGATTTATCCTTTTATTGTTCATGATAACAATTTTGAAGATCATATTGTAAAAGTAATTTATAAAAAATTAGAAGATCCTATTTTTAAAAATAATTTATTAGAACTATTAAAAGCAAGCGATACCGGCATTGTGGATATTTTCTCAGAGAAGTCACCGGGAAAAATATATACATCTCATCGTTTTTTTCAAAAGGAAGAAGAAAAATCTTCATCCCATTTTTCTTTAGATTTAGAATCTCTTGGCACAAGAAAACTCCTAATTATTGGTGGTATCTTATTATTGAATTTACAACATGGAAATTTGATTGTTATTGATGAGTTGGATAAAAGTTTACACCCACATCTTACCAGAATGCTTATCCGTTTAATACACAGTAAGAGGAACAATCCTTACAATTCTCAATTAATTTTTACCACCCATGATAGTTCTCTTATGGATGGAGATTTGTTTCGTAGGGACCAGATGTTTATTACCGAAAAAGATTATTATGGTAATACTACAGTTTATAACCTCGCTTCTATCAAAGGAGTTCGCAAGAATATTCCCTTTGAAAAATGGTATCTGGGTGGAAGTTTTGGTGGAGTTCCAGTGTTATATGAGCCAGAATTGGTATTTAAACAGTATAGAGGAGTATCTAATGCTTAA
- a CDS encoding nucleotidyl transferase AbiEii/AbiGii toxin family protein, which produces MLKLASPEQREFYETILYPMQDVIFSLLQSDKFYLTGGTCLSRFYFNHRYSDDLDFFFMGQEDELEIFELECNKVFQRIETDFKLEVSINNKSFKRIFAYKNENPLKIEFIYENFPLIGNRIKEKGILLDTKSNIASNKITAIHDRKTYKDYFDLFFLLKEFDLKDLLKWAELKKVPLDYEGTLLSLSLGELEGDVFMIQNIKEPDFKEFMKKLTGEILKHAKEIS; this is translated from the coding sequence ATGCTTAAACTCGCAAGTCCCGAACAAAGAGAGTTTTACGAAACGATTCTTTATCCCATGCAGGATGTAATATTTTCTCTTCTGCAATCAGACAAATTTTATCTCACCGGTGGAACCTGTCTTTCGAGATTCTATTTTAACCACAGGTATTCGGATGATCTGGATTTCTTTTTTATGGGACAGGAAGATGAATTAGAAATCTTTGAATTAGAATGTAATAAAGTGTTTCAGAGAATCGAAACAGATTTCAAACTGGAAGTTTCTATTAATAATAAATCCTTTAAGCGTATTTTTGCTTATAAAAATGAGAATCCTTTGAAGATAGAGTTTATCTACGAAAATTTTCCACTTATAGGAAATAGGATAAAAGAAAAAGGAATCCTACTTGATACAAAAAGTAATATTGCTTCTAATAAAATTACAGCTATTCATGATAGAAAAACTTATAAAGATTATTTCGATCTGTTTTTTTTACTAAAGGAATTTGACTTAAAAGATTTACTCAAATGGGCAGAATTAAAAAAAGTTCCTTTAGATTATGAGGGTACATTACTTTCTCTAAGTCTTGGAGAGTTGGAAGGAGATGTCTTTATGATACAGAATATAAAAGAACCGGATTTTAAAGAATTTATGAAAAAACTTACCGGAGAGATTTTAAAACATGCAAAAGAGATTTCATAA
- the cmr3 gene encoding type III-B CRISPR module-associated protein Cmr3, producing MIEPLDTLFFRDGRPFNMGDETWAEGMFPPNPSVIYGALRSAYFSLYPDEFQYAGTENDPSNNIAITDIYFCELSDKNEKYFYYLTPADILKPKNKKSGNYDYQLISSKNTSLENKIKNIPLYNISENLIRLENTFITRRTFLKYIQASNKEKVETESINSFISNEPKIGIGRERTKHAAKDGMLYRTNMIRTANKSKSDRKLHFVITYNFEGDKEFIIPDTTLLKLGGEGKVININSINPQSDILLSENFSSKYIKFYLKTPLITNDLIPKKIYEYINEYLKVEVENITPITYKPIYIGGFDLKNKKPKTMYKAYPSGSIFIVETKEKVTYTNKIFKECINHSLSEKREKEGYGLFQLAKFGENNE from the coding sequence ATGATAGAACCTTTAGACACATTGTTTTTCCGGGATGGAAGACCCTTCAACATGGGAGACGAAACCTGGGCAGAAGGGATGTTTCCTCCAAACCCGAGTGTGATATATGGGGCACTCAGGAGTGCTTATTTTTCTTTATACCCTGATGAATTTCAATATGCAGGGACAGAAAATGATCCAAGTAATAATATCGCCATAACAGATATATATTTCTGTGAACTGTCAGATAAAAATGAAAAATACTTTTATTATCTAACTCCGGCAGATATTTTAAAACCCAAAAATAAAAAATCTGGAAACTATGATTATCAACTCATATCCTCAAAAAATACTTCTTTAGAAAATAAAATAAAAAATATTCCTCTATATAATATTTCTGAAAACCTTATCAGATTAGAGAATACTTTTATTACAAGAAGAACTTTCTTAAAATATATTCAGGCTTCAAATAAAGAAAAAGTTGAGACAGAAAGCATCAATTCTTTTATCAGTAATGAACCTAAAATTGGAATAGGTCGAGAACGAACAAAACATGCAGCAAAAGACGGTATGCTATATCGTACTAACATGATTAGAACTGCTAACAAATCTAAAAGTGACAGAAAACTTCATTTTGTCATAACTTATAATTTTGAAGGAGATAAAGAGTTCATTATACCCGATACAACCCTTTTGAAATTGGGTGGAGAAGGAAAAGTCATCAATATTAATTCGATAAATCCACAATCAGACATTCTTTTATCAGAAAACTTCTCATCTAAATATATTAAGTTCTATTTAAAAACTCCTTTAATCACAAATGATTTAATTCCAAAAAAGATTTATGAGTATATTAATGAATATTTAAAAGTAGAAGTAGAAAATATTACTCCTATAACATATAAGCCTATTTATATAGGTGGATTTGATCTGAAAAATAAGAAACCAAAAACAATGTATAAGGCTTATCCTTCCGGTTCTATTTTCATTGTAGAAACAAAAGAAAAAGTAACCTATACTAATAAAATATTTAAGGAATGCATCAATCATTCTCTTTCTGAAAAACGAGAAAAAGAAGGATACGGCCTATTTCAGTTAGCCAAATTTGGAGAAAATAATGAATAA
- a CDS encoding nucleotidyltransferase domain-containing protein → MNITALTDYFSNKDYLNFALLFGSQAKGKTNLMSEVDIAIHANRKLSLAEEAVIENDLQKLLNLNRMEILKAQIDDFREFIKHIEKEPE, encoded by the coding sequence ATGAATATTACAGCTCTTACAGATTATTTTTCCAACAAAGATTACCTCAACTTTGCTTTGCTTTTTGGTTCTCAGGCAAAAGGTAAAACCAATCTTATGAGTGAGGTCGATATTGCTATTCATGCCAATAGAAAACTTTCTCTTGCTGAAGAAGCAGTAATAGAAAATGACTTACAAAAACTTTTGAATCTTAATAGAATGGAAATTCTTAAAGCTCAGATAGATGACTTCCGTGAGTTTATCAAACATATAGAAAAGGAACCAGAATGA
- a CDS encoding DUF86 domain-containing protein, producing MSKLSLLEDNILQLERLKIKHKDNPDFFSEKTNEWALRYGFLESIQIIIDISCDISTTYNLGNPKNSRECIEILATNKYLSSSLSETLAKMVGLRNLLAHEYAKINIKQLASFLNRITDFKKFISEVSEYY from the coding sequence ATGAGTAAATTAAGTCTACTGGAAGATAATATTTTACAATTAGAAAGATTAAAAATCAAGCATAAAGATAATCCTGATTTCTTTTCAGAAAAAACAAATGAATGGGCTTTACGATACGGATTTCTTGAAAGCATACAAATTATTATCGATATAAGTTGCGATATATCTACCACATATAATCTGGGAAATCCAAAAAACTCAAGAGAGTGCATTGAAATTTTAGCAACAAATAAATACCTTTCCAGTTCCCTCTCGGAAACATTAGCAAAAATGGTAGGTCTAAGAAATCTTTTAGCACATGAATATGCAAAGATTAATATTAAACAGCTCGCTTCTTTTTTAAACAGGATTACTGATTTTAAAAAATTTATTAGTGAAGTAAGCGAATACTACTAA
- a CDS encoding DUF86 domain-containing protein, translating into MVNKSILQTKIEHFEEYFSFLEEMKQYSKEEYLQNMMIRGSVERYLQLSIEVTIDIANHIISSEKLGNVHWYQDVAIIFQENGFINQSLCETWIQMIRFRNLLVHEYVKIDHNEVYKILQNNLSDLKEIEKVFIQNFI; encoded by the coding sequence ATGGTGAATAAATCTATTTTACAAACAAAAATAGAACACTTCGAAGAGTATTTTTCTTTTTTAGAAGAGATGAAACAATACTCTAAAGAGGAATATTTACAAAATATGATGATACGAGGAAGTGTAGAACGATATTTACAGCTTTCTATTGAAGTAACAATAGATATAGCGAACCATATTATCTCTTCAGAAAAATTAGGGAATGTACATTGGTATCAGGATGTGGCTATCATTTTTCAAGAGAATGGATTTATAAACCAGAGTTTATGTGAAACATGGATTCAAATGATTCGCTTTAGAAACCTACTGGTTCATGAGTATGTAAAAATCGATCACAATGAAGTATACAAAATTCTGCAAAATAATCTTTCTGATTTGAAAGAAATAGAAAAAGTATTTATTCAAAATTTTATATAA
- a CDS encoding HEPN domain-containing protein produces MRNSYNDAMSWIKNGDEDLHSAKILIDNNGSLRNIGFHCQQATEKYLKAFLEFNEIRFPRTHELSNLYSICFEIDSSIDIDLNFLSNFTEYAVDIRYSKNPDIDEKSLYTGYNYVQAIRSKILSKIKE; encoded by the coding sequence ATGAGAAATAGCTATAATGATGCCATGAGCTGGATAAAAAATGGTGATGAGGATTTACATTCTGCAAAAATACTAATTGATAACAATGGATCTTTGAGAAATATTGGTTTTCATTGTCAACAGGCAACAGAGAAATATCTCAAAGCATTTCTTGAGTTTAATGAAATACGGTTTCCAAGAACCCACGAACTGAGTAATCTATACTCTATTTGTTTTGAGATAGATTCTTCTATTGATATTGATTTAAACTTTTTATCGAATTTTACTGAATATGCAGTGGATATCCGATATTCTAAAAATCCTGATATTGATGAAAAATCCTTATACACCGGTTATAATTATGTTCAGGCAATTAGAAGTAAAATATTATCAAAAATCAAGGAATAA
- a CDS encoding nucleotidyltransferase domain-containing protein: MKPFPNPHYTKAIPIFESFPQIQVVYLFGSHASGKTHAESDLDFGFMAESNIKDDLSLKLIKAGFGEFSLVYMPEATLLLQFEIVKWNNIVYQKRDYDPNSFYSKTLRMYFDMEYYKEIQRKYLKERILHGE, encoded by the coding sequence ATGAAACCTTTTCCTAATCCGCATTATACAAAAGCAATACCGATATTTGAGAGTTTTCCCCAAATACAAGTTGTATATTTGTTTGGCTCTCATGCTTCAGGAAAAACACATGCAGAAAGTGATCTGGACTTTGGTTTTATGGCGGAATCAAATATAAAAGATGACTTAAGTCTAAAACTTATCAAAGCTGGATTCGGTGAATTTAGCCTGGTTTATATGCCCGAAGCTACTCTCTTATTACAATTTGAGATCGTGAAATGGAATAATATTGTCTATCAAAAAAGAGATTACGATCCAAATTCTTTTTACTCAAAAACTCTGAGAATGTATTTTGATATGGAATATTATAAGGAAATACAAAGAAAGTATTTAAAGGAAAGAATTTTACATGGTGAATAA
- the cmr4 gene encoding type III-B CRISPR module RAMP protein Cmr4, which translates to MYKLAKPLFLICETPLHAGSGDSLGIVDLPIQRERHTGFPKIEASSLKGAIRESFEENENVINVFDSQETTVNEKMNIHLTFGPEETGDAGHAGALGFSDARILLFPMKSMKGVFAYITCPAVLKRFKKELEDVCKLGSNKDFLKIENFDNYKDTVSNKEHLCLNNHVVLEEYAIKIEKEDNTIAKYLAEVTRKSEINDKLVILPDNVFTDFVQLSTEVITRTKINNETGTVQSGALFTEEFLPAESVLYSLVMASPIFQPENKKDKAIFYKRTKAEKEIPEEESVMEFFQKGLKPIIQIGGNATLGKGIVKTVVGGKENE; encoded by the coding sequence ATGTACAAATTAGCCAAGCCATTATTTTTAATCTGTGAAACTCCCCTCCACGCCGGGAGCGGAGATTCACTCGGAATTGTGGATTTACCCATCCAGAGAGAACGCCACACAGGCTTTCCCAAGATCGAAGCTTCGAGCTTGAAAGGAGCGATACGAGAAAGTTTTGAGGAAAATGAAAATGTAATCAATGTATTCGATAGTCAAGAGACTACAGTAAACGAGAAAATGAATATACATTTAACTTTCGGTCCGGAAGAAACCGGAGATGCGGGTCATGCAGGAGCCCTTGGCTTTTCGGATGCAAGAATTTTACTTTTTCCCATGAAGTCCATGAAAGGTGTCTTTGCCTACATCACCTGTCCGGCTGTTTTAAAACGATTTAAGAAAGAGTTAGAAGATGTTTGTAAGCTGGGTAGTAATAAGGATTTTTTAAAAATTGAAAACTTCGATAACTACAAAGATACCGTTTCCAATAAAGAACACCTATGTTTAAATAATCATGTAGTTTTAGAAGAATATGCAATCAAAATTGAAAAAGAAGATAATACTATTGCTAAGTATCTCGCTGAGGTTACTCGCAAATCTGAAATCAATGATAAACTCGTTATCCTTCCCGACAATGTTTTTACTGACTTTGTTCAACTTTCTACGGAAGTGATTACCAGAACCAAAATCAACAACGAGACTGGAACCGTCCAATCCGGTGCCTTGTTTACAGAAGAATTTCTTCCGGCTGAATCAGTCCTGTATTCCCTGGTCATGGCAAGTCCCATTTTTCAACCGGAAAACAAAAAGGATAAAGCTATTTTCTACAAAAGAACAAAAGCGGAAAAGGAAATTCCGGAAGAAGAATCTGTTATGGAGTTTTTTCAAAAAGGCTTAAAACCTATTATCCAAATTGGCGGTAATGCGACACTCGGAAAAGGCATTGTAAAAACCGTTGTAGGAGGGAAAGAAAATGAGTAA
- a CDS encoding nucleotidyltransferase domain-containing protein, with translation MLKHTLKRASTISPMTPDLTPIITFSKETFTDNLLAIILYGSHARGTATEESDIDLCFVFQNYGKDNAGDFRELDFPFEEEFRLDKLFVSKERFQTEWAPIYTSVKKTGKIIFGEIDFSVSSSPAQERYAEFFIESKKLESWKVNMAKKMFADMESTPVDYLYIAVKHTIQTKLALLDRGFSSKFETLESLCREHFSKGIAKDFRFIYDLYQKSEFEASKKDFLKAIECADTILKLYE, from the coding sequence ATGCTTAAGCATACCCTTAAGAGAGCATCCACTATCTCACCCATGACACCCGACCTAACCCCCATTATCACCTTCAGCAAAGAAACCTTTACTGACAATCTTCTTGCTATCATCCTCTACGGTTCCCATGCGAGAGGAACAGCAACAGAGGAGTCTGATATTGACCTCTGTTTTGTGTTTCAGAACTATGGAAAAGATAATGCCGGAGACTTCAGAGAATTAGATTTTCCTTTTGAAGAAGAATTTCGACTGGACAAGTTATTTGTGTCCAAAGAAAGATTTCAAACCGAATGGGCACCGATTTATACTTCTGTAAAAAAAACGGGAAAAATTATTTTTGGAGAAATAGATTTTTCAGTGAGTAGTTCTCCGGCGCAGGAAAGATATGCTGAGTTTTTCATAGAATCTAAAAAACTTGAATCCTGGAAAGTTAATATGGCAAAAAAGATGTTTGCCGATATGGAATCCACACCGGTAGATTATCTCTATATTGCTGTAAAACATACCATCCAGACTAAGCTTGCTCTTTTGGACAGGGGCTTTTCCAGTAAATTTGAAACTTTAGAGTCTCTATGCCGGGAGCATTTTTCTAAAGGTATTGCAAAGGATTTTAGATTTATCTACGATTTATACCAGAAAAGTGAATTTGAAGCATCCAAAAAGGATTTTCTAAAAGCAATCGAATGTGCCGATACTATTCTTAAACTCTATGAGTAA
- the cmr5 gene encoding type III-B CRISPR module-associated protein Cmr5 yields the protein MSNKRLDLDRQRAEFAFKKAQDYKSDKFTSNVRKFPMLIKNNGLCAAVAFAYSKGINVKDPEKSKDKKAWKDLYNTISEWLKEEPQKFLNSFFNNASEDTLMKLIAGSKDDKNEKTFNFEQYRFATVETLALFSWLRRFVGEEEENSKNEDKSDE from the coding sequence ATGAGTAATAAAAGATTAGACCTCGATAGACAAAGAGCTGAGTTTGCTTTTAAAAAAGCACAGGATTATAAGAGCGATAAATTTACAAGTAATGTAAGAAAGTTTCCTATGCTCATCAAGAACAATGGTCTCTGTGCTGCCGTGGCTTTTGCTTATTCAAAAGGCATCAATGTTAAAGATCCAGAAAAATCTAAAGACAAAAAAGCCTGGAAAGATTTATACAATACAATTTCGGAATGGCTAAAAGAAGAACCACAAAAATTTCTAAATTCGTTTTTCAATAACGCATCCGAAGATACACTCATGAAATTAATTGCAGGCTCAAAAGATGATAAAAATGAAAAAACTTTCAACTTTGAGCAATACCGTTTTGCTACAGTAGAAACCCTCGCCCTCTTTTCCTGGCTGAGACGATTTGTAGGAGAGGAAGAAGAGAACAGCAAAAATGAGGATAAGTCTGATGAATGA
- a CDS encoding nucleotidyltransferase domain-containing protein, with translation MNNELYIITTVGTSIFTNFFKYYEIKDESPPSEFKDIYRDLDKCAYSIDDWRKSENDRNVLKNNNDFKAFYKDNDNASAEIKSINKIIEKNPNKNINIHLLATETVLSRLASEIIMEVFAKENINITFSENDIIPNLKVSFDNLKSEEEKEVINQGFENFIQKLYTLITDYKNKGKVILNISGGYKALTPFTTIIGQLEQVPLNYIYEDSNTLIEINPIPINFDIGIAELYLPYLEDASLSDPQTIPLVAKKNLENWKLIQINEEGLFKKTILGELLLIYFDSNASLSKKSLGFFVEYKVFEYFANRQYHSLDETKFCIVKLGEKIKSKSYPNPEEIDILLFENQEKTNSKVVFIEIKSLSQSFKEDGIIARMKKRYEIAREKNWNLIEYSLIVYFPNFENIRDKIAIYKKYKREAEVLGIQFRVFYFNVPISNEQVHYQNFLQNKLNELCELSLFDEVMDSLRSVINQALEIITSSGNPLKVYLFGSAARRQMHKDSDLDFYIIEESNGEEKNRAAKYYKSLHKLIKPKDIIVRTIDEFENNKKKINALENDVFYEGILLYEK, from the coding sequence ATGAATAACGAATTATATATAATCACAACTGTAGGAACTTCAATATTTACAAATTTTTTTAAATATTACGAAATTAAAGATGAAAGTCCTCCCTCTGAATTTAAAGACATATACAGGGATTTAGATAAGTGTGCTTACTCTATTGATGATTGGAGGAAATCGGAAAATGATAGAAATGTTTTAAAAAATAATAATGATTTCAAAGCTTTTTATAAAGACAACGATAACGCTTCCGCAGAAATAAAAAGTATTAATAAGATTATTGAAAAAAATCCTAATAAAAATATCAACATTCATCTATTAGCTACTGAAACAGTACTATCAAGATTAGCATCTGAAATAATAATGGAAGTATTTGCTAAAGAGAATATAAATATAACTTTCTCAGAAAATGACATCATCCCCAATCTAAAAGTTTCTTTTGACAATCTTAAATCTGAAGAGGAGAAGGAAGTTATCAATCAGGGTTTTGAAAATTTTATACAAAAGTTATATACTCTCATTACTGATTATAAAAATAAAGGAAAAGTCATTTTAAACATCTCCGGTGGATATAAAGCACTTACTCCTTTCACAACAATCATCGGGCAATTAGAACAGGTTCCTCTTAACTATATCTATGAAGATAGTAATACTTTAATAGAGATAAATCCTATACCTATTAATTTTGATATAGGAATTGCTGAATTATATTTGCCGTATTTGGAAGATGCATCTTTAAGCGATCCACAAACGATTCCTCTAGTTGCAAAAAAGAATTTGGAAAATTGGAAATTAATTCAAATAAATGAAGAGGGTCTTTTTAAAAAAACTATCCTGGGCGAATTATTATTAATATATTTTGATTCAAATGCTTCTCTTTCCAAAAAATCTCTGGGATTTTTTGTTGAATATAAAGTGTTTGAATACTTTGCAAACAGACAGTACCACTCTTTAGATGAAACAAAATTCTGCATAGTGAAGCTAGGAGAAAAAATTAAATCCAAAAGCTATCCAAACCCAGAAGAGATTGATATTCTCTTATTTGAAAATCAAGAAAAAACTAATTCTAAAGTAGTGTTTATCGAAATAAAATCTTTATCTCAAAGCTTTAAAGAAGATGGAATTATAGCTCGAATGAAAAAGAGATATGAGATTGCCAGAGAAAAAAACTGGAATTTGATAGAATATTCCTTAATTGTTTACTTTCCCAATTTTGAAAATATCCGTGATAAAATTGCAATTTATAAAAAATATAAAAGGGAAGCTGAAGTTCTTGGAATCCAATTTCGAGTTTTTTATTTCAACGTCCCGATTTCCAATGAACAGGTTCATTATCAGAATTTCTTACAAAATAAACTAAATGAACTTTGTGAATTAAGCTTATTTGATGAAGTAATGGATTCTTTGAGATCTGTTATTAATCAAGCATTAGAAATAATTACGAGTTCCGGAAATCCGCTTAAAGTGTATTTATTTGGCTCTGCTGCTCGTAGACAAATGCATAAAGATAGTGATTTAGATTTTTATATAATAGAGGAATCTAATGGAGAAGAAAAAAATAGAGCTGCAAAATACTATAAATCCTTACACAAACTAATAAAACCGAAAGATATTATCGTAAGAACAATAGACGAATTTGAAAATAATAAGAAGAAGATCAATGCACTTGAGAATGATGTTTTTTATGAGGGAATTTTATTATATGAGAAATAG